One window of Myripristis murdjan chromosome 8, fMyrMur1.1, whole genome shotgun sequence genomic DNA carries:
- the LOC115363510 gene encoding immunoglobulin gamma-1 heavy chain-like gives MMGYRTGLLLLTLCWAGVDGQTLTQSEPVVKKPAESHRLTCTASGFTFSSSYMVWVRQAPGKGLEWIAFINPGGGSTSYSQSVQGRFTISRDDSREQLYLQMNSLKTEDSAVYYCAREPHTNRHHCDAFDYWGSGTKVSVSSDTVAPVVFPLTQCNSGTGEAVTVGCLASGFYPDDLTFTWKDASGKALTAVQYPPVLNNNRYTGVSLLQVQRADWDSSVSFRCSVDHAGVPQNVTVQKVTPPAVTLQPVPNGDTYSLICMIEDLPSKISSVTWKKNEEEVTQGKISTARGSDSVISVLKVDKTDWESKSVFSCEVAHLGRTITKKTSSAVITVKLNPPIAKKLFSNNEVELDCTITGEDKNIVSKTRITWQINGNNYTNNITVKPDSEKSKTSKLLLSLQDWTTVKQVRCSAYKEEGMAPVIQDLTVHRGGETIKPVVHVLREEDMPKGESGDKVTLVCLVSSTSQSDYYITWTEQDRGQVSDFQDGIDSPPQKTQNGYSVTSVYTTSKKKWDDKVIFTCKVWPAGASSHMESAGVSKAQETSPGSGESFPQSCQQGGVEEDEFSSLWSTASTFIALFLFSVSYSVIFSLVKMKKH, from the exons atgatgggctataggacaggactgctgcttttaactctctgctgggcag gtgttgatggtcagactctgacacaatctgaaccagtagttaaaaagcctgcagagtcccacagattaacctgcacagcctctggattCACATTCAGCAGCTCCTACATGGTCTGGGTCAGACAGGCtcctggaaaaggactggagtggatcgCCTTTATCAACCCTGGTGGTGGCAGCACCTCCTACTCCCAGTCAGTGCAAGGCcggttcaccatctccagagacgacagcagagagcagctgtatctccagatgaacagtctgaagactgaagactctgctgtttattattgtgctcgagagccaca TACaaacagacat CACTGTGATGCTTTCGACTACTGGGGCAGCGGGACCAAAGTTTCTGTTTCCTCAG ACACAGTTGCACCGGTTGTATTCCCTTTGACACAATGTAACTCTGGGACCGGAGAGGCAGTCACTGTTGGCTGTCTTGCCTCCGGCTTCTACCCAGATGACCTAACCTTCACCTGGAAAGACGCCAGTGGGAAAGCCCTGACTGCTGTTCAGTATCCTCCAGTTCTGAATAACAACAGGTACACGGGGGTCAGTTTGCTGCAAGTACAGAGAGCCGACTGGGATTCTTCTGTGTCTTTTCGTTGTTCCGTGGATCATGCAGGAGTCCCCCAAAATGTGACAGTGCAAA AGGTAACTCCTCCAGCGGTGACTTTGCAGCCCGTGCCTAATGGAGACACCTACTCCCTAATATGTATGATTGAGGATTTGCCCTCAAAAATCTCGTCAGTCACATGGAAAAAGAACGAGGAGGAGGTGACACAGGGCAAAATATCTACAGCTAGAGGCAGCGACTCAGTTATCAGTGTCCTGAAAGTCGACAAGACGGACTGGGAGAGTAAATCTGTCTTCAGCTGTGAGGTTGCTCATCTGGGAAGAACAATTACCAAGAAGACTTCCAGTG CTGTCATCACAGTGAAACTAAACCCTCCAATTGCAAAAAAGCTTTTCTCAAACAACGAAGTAGAGTTGGACTGCACCATCACAGGAGAGGACAAAAACATTGTATCTAAAACTAGAATCACCTGGCAAATTAATGGAAACAATTATACCAATAATATCACTGTCAAGCCAGACAGTGAGAAGAGTAAAACCAGCAAACTGCTCCTAAGCCTGCAGGACTGGACAACTGTAAAACAAGTTCGCTGTTCTGCTTACAAGGAAGAAGGCATGGCACCAGTCATTCAAGATCTCACTGTCCACCGAGGAG GTGAAACAATTAAACCTGTAGTCCACGTTCTCCGAGAAGAAGACATGCCTAAGGGAGAATCAGGCGATAAGGTCActctggtgtgtctggtgtCCAGCACCTCGCAGTCTGACTACTATATCACCTGGACTGAACAAGACAGAGGTCAGGTTTCAGACTTCCAAGATGGTATCGACTCCCCCCCACAAAAGACCCAGAATGGCTACTCCGTCACAAGTGTGTACACCACCAGCAAGAAGAAGTGGGACGACAAGGTCATTTTCACCTGCAAAGTCTGGCCCGCTGGTGCCAGCAGCCACATGGAGTCAGCAGGAGTTTCTAAAGCGCAGG AAACCTCTCCAGGGTCAGGTGAGAGTTTTCCTCAGAGCTGCCAGCAGGGTggtgtggaggaggatgagTTCAGCAGCCTGTGGTCCACAGCCTCCACCTTTATAgccctcttccttttctctgtctcctatAGCGTGATATTCAGCCTGGTCAAG Atgaagaaacactga